One Candidatus Sulfurimonas baltica DNA segment encodes these proteins:
- a CDS encoding GGDEF domain-containing protein, with amino-acid sequence MTIQGIIKKAVQRLELEGKLLTPDFYAEAFCTELSKAGMNIEDCSHVEKFKDTLNKEFQKEITQYRVKTMSELARFLISKLNRTNSSHCANLLESETIFIKRVLQVVEVLHNKEASDLARKSIDLLNNEASATQIDQFRQLWVNFITTYDDTFLEKLKSLGQIDNTDLKKSIESLNIISSDKLVAPMELSSIASLLVASLVPSIASSVNEKIASISQKIKKNPSLLESVSVEAEIKSAISLRIALDKQSVRDMITSLDGVLDKLSLRLIDMIERSDSSTVEIQKIKVELEEYNEDPITNFKIAHKKLFTIAVALEENTQALSKDLKNHNGEVKALSNKIVLLEEELKKTREESKEDFLTKLSNRRALDELISIKESEFERYNHNFSIVMFDLDYFKAVNDNYGHDAGDAVLSAFAKILKAEARNVDIIGRFGGEEFMALLEETNAEGGAIFAEKVRVKVEKARFMYKGERIEVTVSCGVSERSKHPSIDTLIKSADENLYKAKKDGRNRVVH; translated from the coding sequence ATGACTATTCAAGGGATCATTAAAAAAGCTGTACAACGATTAGAATTAGAGGGAAAACTATTAACACCTGATTTCTATGCTGAGGCATTCTGTACTGAGCTTAGTAAAGCAGGAATGAATATAGAAGATTGCTCACATGTAGAAAAATTCAAAGATACTCTAAATAAAGAGTTTCAAAAAGAGATAACTCAATATAGAGTAAAAACTATGTCGGAGCTGGCACGCTTTTTAATCTCAAAACTTAATAGAACCAATAGCTCACACTGCGCAAATTTACTAGAGTCAGAGACAATTTTTATAAAAAGAGTGCTTCAGGTTGTTGAGGTACTTCATAACAAAGAGGCGAGTGATTTAGCCAGAAAAAGTATTGATTTATTAAATAATGAGGCATCGGCCACTCAGATAGATCAATTTAGACAACTATGGGTTAATTTTATAACTACTTATGATGATACTTTTTTAGAAAAATTAAAATCTTTGGGTCAAATTGATAATACTGATTTAAAAAAGAGCATAGAGAGCTTGAATATTATATCATCTGACAAATTGGTAGCTCCAATGGAATTATCTTCAATAGCTTCTTTGTTGGTTGCATCATTAGTTCCTTCAATTGCTTCGAGTGTAAATGAGAAAATAGCCAGCATAAGTCAAAAAATTAAGAAAAATCCATCACTTTTAGAGAGTGTTAGTGTTGAAGCTGAGATTAAATCTGCTATATCTTTAAGAATTGCACTTGATAAACAGAGTGTTAGAGATATGATTACGTCACTTGATGGTGTCCTTGATAAACTCTCACTAAGATTAATTGATATGATTGAACGTTCAGACAGTTCCACTGTTGAGATTCAAAAAATAAAAGTTGAACTGGAAGAGTATAATGAAGATCCTATTACTAATTTTAAAATTGCCCACAAAAAACTTTTTACAATAGCAGTAGCACTCGAAGAGAATACTCAAGCTTTAAGCAAAGACTTAAAAAATCATAATGGCGAAGTAAAGGCACTCTCCAACAAAATAGTATTATTAGAAGAGGAGCTGAAGAAAACAAGAGAAGAGTCTAAAGAAGATTTCTTAACAAAACTAAGCAACAGACGAGCATTGGATGAGCTTATAAGTATCAAAGAATCTGAATTTGAGAGATATAACCATAACTTCAGTATTGTTATGTTTGATCTTGATTATTTTAAAGCTGTGAATGATAATTACGGACATGACGCTGGGGATGCTGTGCTGTCCGCTTTTGCAAAAATACTAAAAGCTGAAGCAAGGAATGTTGATATTATTGGAAGATTCGGTGGCGAAGAGTTTATGGCACTTTTGGAAGAAACAAATGCTGAAGGCGGCGCTATATTCGCTGAAAAAGTTAGAGTAAAAGTTGAAAAAGCTAGGTTCATGTATAAAGGAGAGAGAATAGAAGTTACCGTAAGTTGTGGAGTAAGCGAGAGAAGCAAACACCCATCGATTGATACTTTAATTAAATCTGCCGATGAAAACCTTTATAAAGCTAAAAAAGATGGCAGAAACAGAGTCGTGCATTAG
- a CDS encoding bifunctional folylpolyglutamate synthase/dihydrofolate synthase: MKLQEYLSAKPLYYKNIDYTRMPRIYEKIKSSLHIPKIVHIIGTNGKGTTGRFLAQALHSIGLNCGHYTSPHILKFNERVWLNGNDSSDEILENSHVDLQKLLPKSDLDSLSYFEYTTLLAMIAFAGCDYIIMEAGLGGEFDATAVFPKCLTLVTPIAMDHESFLGSTIEEIATTKLNAIQNSAILAFQNESDVYKAANDIAEKKSVSIYKIDEFLDENDRKNIDLISKELSLAPYLSNNLSLSISALNFLKIEYDIANFKNAKLFGRLSKIGKNVIVDVGHNPLAAKSIVDALSPDKYIIIYNSYKDKNYKDILQILKPICLHVEIIEIDDERIESVEVLKSTLTSLKIKYTIFKEVKPNYNYLVFGSFSVVEAFLKGHNV, encoded by the coding sequence GTGAAACTGCAAGAGTATTTAAGCGCAAAGCCGCTCTATTATAAAAATATTGATTATACACGTATGCCTCGCATATATGAAAAGATAAAATCATCTTTACATATTCCTAAAATAGTCCATATTATAGGGACAAACGGCAAGGGTACGACAGGTCGCTTTTTAGCTCAGGCACTCCACTCTATCGGCTTGAACTGTGGACACTATACATCACCTCATATTTTAAAATTTAATGAGAGAGTTTGGCTAAATGGCAATGATAGCAGTGATGAGATTTTAGAAAATTCACATGTAGATTTGCAAAAGCTTTTACCAAAGTCTGATTTAGACTCTCTTAGTTACTTCGAATACACAACTCTATTGGCTATGATAGCTTTTGCCGGGTGTGATTATATTATTATGGAAGCCGGACTTGGCGGTGAGTTTGATGCCACGGCAGTATTTCCAAAGTGTTTAACGCTTGTTACCCCTATTGCTATGGATCATGAATCGTTTCTGGGTTCAACTATAGAAGAAATTGCGACAACAAAATTAAATGCCATACAAAACAGTGCTATTTTGGCTTTTCAAAATGAGAGTGATGTATACAAAGCGGCAAACGATATAGCAGAGAAAAAATCTGTAAGTATTTATAAAATTGATGAGTTTTTAGACGAGAATGATAGAAAAAATATAGATCTTATTTCTAAGGAACTCTCCCTTGCCCCGTATTTGAGTAACAACTTGTCTTTAAGTATAAGCGCATTAAACTTTTTAAAAATAGAGTATGATATTGCCAATTTTAAAAATGCAAAACTATTTGGCAGATTGTCTAAAATAGGCAAAAATGTTATAGTTGATGTTGGTCATAACCCATTAGCGGCAAAGAGCATTGTTGATGCATTGAGCCCAGATAAGTATATAATAATTTATAATAGTTATAAAGATAAGAACTACAAAGATATACTGCAAATATTAAAGCCAATATGTCTACATGTGGAGATTATAGAAATAGATGATGAAAGAATAGAATCAGTAGAGGTACTTAAAAGTACTTTAACTTCTTTAAAGATAAAATATACTATATTTAAAGAGGTTAAACCGAACTATAATTATTTGGTTTTCGGATCTTTCAGTGTTGTAGAAGCTTTTTTGAAAGGACACAATGTATAA
- a CDS encoding bactofilin family protein, translated as MNLACDLYVDGEFEGVIHSNKEVNIGKNGHIKGDVSTKRLVVQGYIEGSIHAARVEIKANGRVNGSIESSELVIEAKGIFEGNSTVIDATKAPTILPADTIVKNIEKEEIKS; from the coding sequence ATGAATCTAGCCTGTGATCTATATGTAGATGGTGAGTTTGAGGGTGTTATCCACTCAAATAAAGAGGTAAACATTGGTAAAAACGGACATATTAAAGGTGATGTCTCTACAAAAAGATTGGTAGTTCAGGGGTATATAGAAGGTAGTATTCATGCCGCTAGAGTTGAGATAAAAGCTAATGGAAGAGTAAATGGAAGTATTGAATCCAGTGAGCTGGTTATTGAAGCAAAAGGTATTTTTGAAGGAAACAGCACAGTAATAGATGCCACAAAAGCTCCAACAATATTGCCCGCAGATACAATAGTAAAAAATATTGAAAAAGAGGAGATAAAATCATAG
- a CDS encoding M23 family metallopeptidase, which translates to MYNHFTITIHDDNGVKQFKLHQIIKKAIFYVVVFFGFVGFTAVVTILYLSSSVDAMELKRQDIEDAYISLKEKNIALDESIKHTQLALIDKKKELTEVSDSLSEIETLIGISPVADMTLTERVNATKLNSEHMATLLQFIPSGSPVEYKGVTSTFGYRIHPTLGSKELHRGIDMKAQMRTPVYATADGIVEWAGLHKRSGFGNLVILQHNYGFRSYFGHLNQIVIESGKFVKKGDLVAYTGNSGMSSGPHLHYEIRFIQRAVNPFEFVKWSVKNYKEIFEKEKKIPWQSLITATAHIKVPNPTQTLPSSQLALK; encoded by the coding sequence ATGTATAACCACTTTACTATTACCATACATGATGACAACGGGGTAAAGCAGTTTAAGTTGCATCAAATTATAAAAAAAGCTATTTTTTATGTGGTGGTTTTTTTTGGATTTGTCGGTTTTACCGCAGTAGTAACTATTCTATATTTAAGCAGTTCCGTTGACGCAATGGAGCTGAAGAGGCAAGATATAGAGGATGCCTATATATCATTAAAAGAAAAAAATATAGCGCTGGACGAGAGTATCAAACATACACAGTTGGCACTTATAGATAAAAAAAAAGAGCTTACGGAAGTTTCCGACTCACTCTCCGAGATAGAGACTCTTATAGGGATATCCCCAGTTGCTGATATGACACTTACTGAAAGAGTGAATGCTACTAAGCTCAATTCTGAGCATATGGCAACTCTCTTGCAGTTTATACCCAGCGGTTCACCGGTAGAATATAAAGGTGTGACTAGTACATTCGGTTACAGAATTCATCCAACGCTAGGCTCCAAAGAGCTTCACCGCGGTATTGATATGAAAGCGCAAATGCGGACACCTGTATATGCAACGGCCGATGGAATAGTCGAATGGGCTGGGCTTCACAAACGTAGCGGCTTTGGCAATCTTGTAATACTTCAGCATAATTATGGTTTTAGGTCATACTTCGGACATTTAAACCAAATTGTGATAGAATCAGGAAAATTTGTAAAAAAAGGTGATTTAGTCGCCTATACCGGTAATTCAGGAATGAGCAGCGGCCCACATCTCCATTATGAAATTAGATTTATTCAAAGGGCGGTGAACCCTTTTGAATTTGTAAAATGGAGTGTAAAAAATTATAAAGAGATATTTGAAAAGGAAAAAAAAATACCATGGCAATCTTTAATAACAGCGACAGCACACATAAAAGTACCAAACCCGACACAAACACTACCATCATCACAGCTGGCTCTAAAATAA
- the lptE gene encoding LPS assembly lipoprotein LptE, with the protein MTYAQTKITLISFVVLLTISACGYSPSAKFARNSLGDKISTSVVISAQDPENTVIIKDAVDRAIIEVFQASLVTKALSDTHLILNMGAPSYVPIVYDVNGYIVSYRMSVTLSIEKLNNGLSKNYSAKGNYDFAVAPNAIVTDQQRFEAIGFSTQRAIRSFIAQVSAEGARSKK; encoded by the coding sequence ATGACTTATGCACAGACTAAAATAACTCTGATTTCTTTCGTTGTTCTTTTGACAATTAGTGCATGTGGTTATAGTCCAAGTGCAAAGTTTGCTCGCAACTCATTAGGTGATAAAATAAGTACGAGTGTAGTTATCTCAGCACAAGACCCAGAAAATACTGTTATTATTAAAGATGCTGTAGACAGGGCTATAATAGAGGTTTTTCAAGCATCGTTAGTAACTAAAGCACTCTCTGATACTCACCTTATTTTAAACATGGGTGCGCCTAGTTATGTTCCAATTGTTTATGATGTTAATGGCTATATTGTGAGCTATAGAATGAGTGTTACCCTCTCTATAGAGAAGTTGAATAATGGCTTGTCAAAAAACTATTCGGCTAAGGGGAACTATGATTTTGCAGTTGCCCCAAATGCTATTGTGACTGATCAGCAGAGGTTTGAAGCTATTGGCTTTAGTACACAAAGGGCTATTAGATCGTTTATAGCGCAAGTGTCTGCCGAGGGTGCTAGATCTAAAAAGTAA